One segment of Toxoplasma gondii ME49 chromosome VI, whole genome shotgun sequence DNA contains the following:
- a CDS encoding proteasome subunit alpha type, putative (encoded by transcript TGME49_239500), whose product MARRYDSRTTTFSPEGRLYQVEYALEAINNASSTLGILATDGVVLAADKMVTSKLLDQGRTKEKIYKVDDHVMCAVAGLTADANILINQARLTGQRYLYAYDEPQPIEQLVLQICDVKQSYTQFGGLRPFGVSFLFAGWDRHYGFQLYHTDPSGNYSGWKATAIGVNSQSAQSILKQEWKEDLDVDGALLLAAKVLNKTMDTAAPTADKLEIAIVRKDPADDSRLIQRLLSNEEVTALIKKAQELQAEEQAP is encoded by the exons ATGGCCAGGCGCTACGATTCCAGAACCACAACCTTCTCGCCGGAGGGGCGTCTCTACCAAGTGGAGTACGCGTTAGAGGCAATTAACAATGCGTCTTCAACTCTCGGAATTCTCGCGACCGACGGAGTCGTCCTCGCAGCAGACAAAATGGTCACTTCCAAGCTGCTGGATCAGGgcagaacgaaggaaaagatCTACAAG GTCGACGACCACGTCATGTGCGCCGTTGCCGGCCTCACGGCAGATGCAAACATTTTGATTAACCAAGCGCGCCTCACTGGACAGCGCTACCTCTACGCGTACGACGAGCCTCAACCCATTGAGCAACTCGTGCTCCAAATCTGCGACGTCAAACAG TCGTACACTCAGTTCGGTGGACTGCGTCCATTCGGAGTCAGCTTTTTGTTTGCGGGGTGGGATCGACACTACGGCTTTCAACTCTACCACACAGACCCCTCTGGAAACTACTCTGGATGGAAAGCGACGGCGATTGGAGTAAACAGCCAGTCGGCGCAGTCGATTCTGAAACAG GAGTGGAAAGAGGACCTAGATGTCGACGGAGCTTTGCTGTTGGCGGCGAAAGTGCTCAACAAGACAATGGACACGGCAGCGCCAACTGCAGACAAACTGGAGATTGCGATTGTGAGGAAAGACCCGGCTGACGATTCGCGTTTGATTCAGCGCCTCCTCTCAAACGAAGAGGTTACGGCTCTCATCAAAAAGGCGCAAGAGCTCCAGGCTGAAGAACAGGCTCCGTAA
- a CDS encoding hypothetical protein (encoded by transcript TGME49_239510), whose product MLSFLRGSRSTDKADVIAGTADNGELGLAWIRRTLGAEEKLQKANAIVTTANAQTCPAVFGNNFYPPVYEPAGEEALRSRLEKEARDAVDRATQIFDDTDGWSTYGCTDGVQIYQKKQDKNLPVVLKGEYTFVTAEEAATMTDPITIDDIFQFLRNTENRGVYDTMFRDGAILRRHNASVLSYQVFNGMMGLPGREFIINGFDRHFESGDRIIIAGATPSEEALDPDTMSKMGIPRKSNGLVRAHCYIVGYDITKNPDGSIKVAAISQPDLGGMIPQMIQKMVVTNHVVTLSKIQRWIKENKSLKNKSVPAPELFINHNCYLSLEKVTEYYQQAIASASQQ is encoded by the exons ATGCTGTCTTTTTTACGTGGCTCCCGAAGCACCGACAAGGCTGACGTTATCGCTGGGACAGCAGATAATGGGGAATTGGGTTTGGCGTGGATCCGCAGAACCCTCGGAGCTGAGGAGAAGCTCCAAAAAGCGAACGCGATTGTCACCACCGCCAATGCTCAAACCTGTCCTGCAGTCTTCGGCAACAATTTTTATCCTCCTGTTTACGAGCCGGCGGGGGAGGAGGCCCTCCGGTCGCGCCTAGAAAAAGAG GCACGAGATGCAGTTGACCGGGCTACACAGATCTTTGACGACACGGACGGATGGTCGACATATGGCTGCACGGACGGCGTGCAG ATATATCAAAAGAAGCAAGACAAAAACCTGCCAGTTGTTCTTAAAGGAGAGTACACCTTTGTGACGGCGGAAGAGGCGGCGACTATGACAGACCCCATCACGATCGACGATATCTTCCAGTTCTTGAGAAATACGGAAAACCGTGGCGTTTACGACACCATGTTTCGAGATGGTGCCATCCTTCGCCGACACAACGCGAGTGTTTTATCATATCAAGTCTTCAATGGAATGATGGGACTACCGGGAAGAGAATTCATCATTAATGGTTTCGATCGCCACTTCGAAAGCGGCGACCGCATCATCATTGCAG GTGCTACTCCTTCGGAGGAAGCTCTCGACCCAGACACCATGTCTAAGATGGGGATCCCGAGAAAAAGCAATGGTCTCGTCCGTGCACATTGCTACATTGTTGGTTATGACATCACAAAAAATCCAGACGGTTCCATTAAG GTCGCAGCAATAAGCCAGCCAGATCTTGGCGGCATGATTCCTCAAATGATCCAGAAGATGGTTGTCACGAACCACGTCGTGACTCTGAGCAAAATTCAGCGCTGGATCAAAGAGAATAAGTCACTCAAAAACAAATCTGTACCGGCTCCTGAGCTATTCATAAACCACAACTGTTATCTTTCACTTGAAAAAGTAACTGAGTATTACCAACAAGCTATTGCATCAGCATCACAACAATAA
- a CDS encoding hypothetical protein (encoded by transcript TGME49_239520), whose product MAKQEKAQARSQRVPVPRGFRTNELYYMEEDTQRRIHHLMQQKKEGSVGSRQPPKGPRALQRLTLRTFTSGPQLAKKPIPENIRHRVQISLCDAALTPPLPQALIRDPKVAAYLKYFSSYGICPLESALQSYGPVQGFSPSVSKSSSRTAPSSGFPGSTRSAPSLCTPTESGSSAQSPDTSRRAGGQVARSISNSTSLSVSSRSGTLRINGGGEHEERRQASSAVAPGRSKKETVEQSCLYPPRAGPERETDKDATTPNLVRASSVNSSVRKSAEVRGFRGLAPTSTDTGERARISSWSHQQSADVNLSVAGITMTVTPVTVSRTGRESMAAKSQGFACNVLPRKDLDWGCGALRKVKGSELMKGRFVVEKQISETETRKVVLLKDLTSKTAALKQTNKKLGQRKTVESKLQHIEQVLEETFATIQKPLLAASEFPEFASSSESQKSHYLKKKTLVFGSSCATQTEVESDSTRKTRYVVVVDLAMDMEVYLPDVREELTKLMQETMLKQHSVLNIVKLGNKVEACFPTMPTRVDERTVTIVDRFINSLAKSQRKGGGTDLVEGLREALLMKPDVLYLISHTPPSTVRHQAACVKMVQEYFQNLKDKRLAAGVIGYQPPAEFRYFAFRNPLAQSLYEQFFRQLCAVSTNYDDPENVAERNCVLADREALWRSVLRDTKKAKQLRAKLKKVNSSIEYWLVLY is encoded by the exons ATGgcgaagcaagagaaggcgcaggccAGATCCCAACGAGTTCCGGTGCCTCGGGGCTTCAGAACGAATGAACTTTACTACATGGAAGAGGACACTCAAA GGAGGATTCACCATCTTatgcagcagaagaaagagggcTCTGTCGGGTCTCGACAGCCTCCTAAGGGCCCTCGTGCGCTTCAGCGCTTAACTTTGCGCACTTTCACAAGTGGTCCGCAGTTAGCCAAGAAACCGATCCCAGAGAATATACGTCACAGGGTCCAAATCTCTTTGTGCGATGCCGCATTAACTCCGCCACTCCCTCAAGCACTCATCAGAGATCCCAAAGTAGCAGCATACCTTAAGTACTTTTCATCGTATGGAATATGCCCCCTCGAATCAGCTCTTCAGTCCTATGGCCCTGTTCAGGGTTTCTCCCCGTCTGTTTCGAAATCCTCTTCCCGCACTGCTCCATCTAGCGGCTTTCCCGGCAGCACGAGATCAGCGCCATCGCTTTGTACACCGACTGAAAGTGGCAGCTCAGCTCAGTCACCAGACACAAGCAGAAGAGCCGGGGGACAAGTTGCACGAAGCATCAGTAATTCTACATCATTATCAGTCTCATCAAGAAGTGGTACTCTGAGGATAAACGGGGGCGGTGAACAtgaagaacggagacaggcgagttCGGCTGTAGCTCCTGGTAGAAGCAAGAAAGAAACTGTGGAACAGTCGTGTCTCTACCCTCCTCGCGCCGGGCCAGAAAGGGAAACTGACAAAGACGCTACAACACCGAACTTGGTTAGAGCGAGTTCAGTTAATTCGTCTGTCCGAAAAAGTGCCGAGGTTCGAGGATTTCGAGGGCTGGCACCCACCAGCACCGATACTGGAGAACGTGCACGAATATCGTCGTGGTCTCATCAACAATCAGCTGATGTGAACCTTTCTGTGGCAGGTATCACGATGACGGTAACGCCAGTGACAGTCAGTCGAACAGGCAGAGAATCGATGGCGGCCAAAAGTCAGGGCTTCGCGTGTAATGTTTTGCCCCGTAAAGATCTCGACTGGGGGTGTGGCGCTCTGAGAAAAGTCAAGGGCTCCGAGCTTATGAAGGGGAGGTTTGTCGTTGAGAAACAAATCTCTGAGACAGAAACACGAAAGGTGGTGCTGTTGAAAGATCTCACATCGAAGACGGCTGCACTCAAACAAACAAACAAGAAACTCGGACAGCGAAAAACGGTCGAGAGCAAGCTACAACATATAGAACAGGTCCTAGAAGAGACATTCGCAACAATACAGAAACCGTTGTTGGCTGCATCCGAATTCCCAGAattcgcctcctcctctgaGTCTCAAAAAAGCCACTATTTGAAAAAGAAGACTTTGGTTTTCGGGTCGTCGTGTGCCACGCAAACGGAGGTGGAATCAGATTCCACCAGAAAAACCCGTTATGTCGTTGTGGTCGACCTCGCAATGGACATGGAGGTTTACCTTCCGGACGTCCGGGAGGAACTTACCAAGCTTATGCAGGAAACCATGCTGAAGCAGCACTCTGTCCTCAATATCGTTAAACTGGGTAATAAG GTCGAGGCCTGCTTCCCCACCATGCCCACCCGGGTTGACGAACGCACGGTTACTATTGTTGATAGATTCATTAACTCTCTAGCGAAATCCCAGCGAAAAGGAGGTGGCACCGATCTTGTGGAAGGCCTCCGGGAGGCGCTTCTCATGAAACCCGATGTGCTGTACTTGATATCTCACACTCCGCCCT cgaCAGTCAGACACCAAGCAGCGTGCGTCAAGATGGTCCAGGAGTACTTCCAAAATCTGAAGGACAAAAGATTGGCTGCCGGTGTCATTGGTTACCAGCCCCCTGCCGAATTCCGATATTTTGCATTCCGAAATCCTCTCGCTCAGTCTTTGTACGAGCAATTCTTTCGGCAACTGTGTGCTGTCTCGACCAACTATGATGATCCGGAAAATGTGGCCGAAAGGAACTGTGTACTCGCAGATCGCGAGGCTTTGTGGAGGTCAGTTCTCAGGGACACGAAAAAGGCGAAGCAACTACGGGCAAAGTTGAAG AAAGTGAACTCATCAATAGAGTACTGGCTAGTTCTCTACTAG
- a CDS encoding alanine-glyoxylate aminotransferase (encoded by transcript TGME49_239530), which produces MEGTTKINEELRPAVRPLEVPQRLLLGPGPSNSHPEVLRAMSLPSLGYLDPAFIQVLQDIQALLRYVWQTTNETTFCISGTGSAAMEACVANIVEKNDVVLVAVCGYFGSRLVDMAERYGGDVRVVNKPWGQAFTLDEIREALEKHRPRVFGMVHVETSTGVVQPMEGIGSLCREYDSLLLLDTVTSLGGVPVHIDAWKVDLAYSCSQKGLSASPGASPITIGPRALEKIRARRGKVPNWYLDISLLEKYWGPPRQYHHTASMVCYYGLREALRVVAAEGISTCWKRHQENAAYLHSKLEELGLSMHVEKPWRAPTLTTVRIPDGIDGKALAGRLLVEEGIEIGNGIGDLAAMAYRRSEPWIGKAALFSGKLGSRLSLFLQPAFLSKGQWHYATIKTIQRLVHRCVMRKRTTPLPDPSSFFSMALCYYQNDSTPSSPLCHEKTNDAPSGPLLFHGFALHRKPASSMLPESVKRQSRLAEHPTWHFCICLRFRGRWVSIFQSTTVGEEACSSTSHQRT; this is translated from the exons ATGGAAGGCACCACCAAAATCAACGAGGAGCTACGGCCTGCAGTGAGGCCGCTGGAAGTTCCCCAGCGGCTTCTTCTTGGACCGGGACCGTCAAATTCTCATCCGGAAGTCCTGCGCGCGATGAGTTTGCCCTCTCTGGGCTACCTGGATCCGGCTTTCATCCAGGTGCTGCAGGACATTCAAGCCCTGCTGCGGTACGTCTGGCAAACGACGAACGAGACCACGTTCTGCATCAGCGGAACAGGCTCCGCCGCGATGGAAGCGTGTGTCGCGAATATTgtggaaaaaaacgacgTCGTCCTGGTTGCAGTGTGTGGGTATTTTGGCAGTCGCTTGGTCGACATGGCTGAGCGGTATGGTGGAGACGTCCGGGTGGTGAACAAGCCATGGGGACAAGCTTTCACGCTAGACGAAATCCGCGAAGCTCTCGAGAAACACAGGCCGCGGGTTTTCGGCATGGTCCACGTGGAGACCTCTACGGGAGTCGTTCAGCCTATGGAAGGCATCGGGAGTTTGTGCCGCGAGTACGATTCGCTGTTGCTCCTCGATACCGTCACGAGTCTTGGTGGCGTACCGGTCCATATCGACGCATGGAAAGTCGATCTAGCCTACAGCTGCAGTCAGAAAGGATTGAGCGCCTCGCCGGGTGCTTCGCCGATCACCATTGGCCCTCGCGCTCTCGAAAAAATCCGCGCGCGCCGTGGAAAAGTCCCCAACTGGTATCTTGACATTTCACTCTTGGAGAAGTACTGGGGCCCACCACGTCAATACCATCACACGGCATCGATGGTGTGTTACTATGGCTTGCGCGAGGCCCTACGGGTGGTTGCGGCTGAGGGTATCTCTACGTGCTGGAAACGACATCAAGAGAACGCGGCATATCTGCATTCCAAACTCGAAGAGCTGGGCTTGAGTATGCATGTGGAGAAGCCTTGGCGAGCGCCAACCCTTACCACGGTCCGCATTCCAGATGGTATCGATGGAAAAGCCCTGGCTGGGAGATTGCTTGTGGAAGAGGGCATCGAAATCGGGAACGGAATCGGGGACCTCGCGG CCATGGCATACAGACGAAGCGAACCATGGATTGGAAAGGCGGCACTCTTTTCAGGTAAGCTTGGAAgtcggctttctctctttttgcaGCCGGCTTTTCTCTCAAAGGGCCAATGGCATTATGCTACTATCAAAACGATTCAACGCCTAGTTCACCGTTGTGTCatgagaaaacgaacgacGCCCCTTCCGGAcccctcctcttttttttcaaTGGCATTATGCTACTATCAAAACGATTCAACGCCTAGTTCACCGTTGTGTCatgagaaaacgaacgacGCCCCTTCCGGACCCCTCCTCTTTCACGGATTTGCTTTGCACAGAAAGCCGGCATCGTCGATGCTGCCCGAGTCAGTGAAACGACAGAGCCGTCTTGCGGAGCATCCCACCTGGCATTTCTGTATCTGTTTGAGATTCAGGGGCCGCTGGGTCTCCATCTTTCAAAGTACGACtgtcggagaagaagcatgTAGCAGCACCTCCCACCAGAGAACCTGA
- a CDS encoding LEM3 (ligand-effect modulator 3) family / CDC50 family protein (encoded by transcript TGME49_239540~Predicted trans-membrane domain (TMHMM2.0):104-127:370-393) produces the protein MLRQNRSKVAPTKADWAGAEPRPGSSSDNEGVGSSRRNSSFVSIPVQRDERKTSAALAVSTRTPADDADENGERRRVCLCTNRAITDFMQQRMHAWQPLLSPERTVGIFGLAAIILLALGVLILVTSNHILECKVDYTDDVGVRDIIEIDSRHCTDTQVTELTGSLYFFYELTNYYQNHRRYLKSRSDSQLQGKVYTSASEVKTACDPRYRASDGRVLDPCGLNALSVFTDSFELLRKTADGKFQVIPMDETRDTICWHFDLDSRFKNPSKEEREKHASSVDFWLFEPEMRKALHMDVPGVGEGVENSHFIVWMREAALPNFRKVYGKVEVTPLKLPIYVNIAGDTYDVKSFGGRKYVVISQASWLGGRNAFLGIFYIVVGSVCLAVCLILWYAQVQNPRRMGDILWLRKALYAGS, from the exons ATGCTTCGTCAAAATCGGAGCAAGGTCGCGCCCACGAAGGCCGACTGGGCGGGGGCAGAGCCACGTCCAGGAAGTAGCTCCGATAACGAAGGCGTGGGGTCTTCTCGAAGGAACTCTTCCTTTGTCTCGATTCCTGttcagagagacgaacgcaaGACAAGCGCAGCACTCGCTGTGTCCACGCGGACGCCTGCAGATGATGCAGACGAG aacggagagagacgccgagtgtgtctgtgcacgAACCGAGCGATCACGGATTTTATgcagcagcgcatgcatgcgtggcagccgcttctgtctccagagCGTACTGTGGGAATTTTCGGACTTGCTGCCATTATTTTGCTGGCTCTGGGGGTCCTTATTCTCGTCACCTCGAACCATATCCTCGAATGTAAAGTTGACTACACCGACGACGTTGGTGTCAGAGACATCATCGAG ATTGACTCGAGGCACTGCACCGACACGCAAGTCACGGAACTGACGGGGTCGCTTTATTTCTTCTACGAGTTAACTAACTACTACCAAAATCACCGGCGATACCTGAAATCGCGGTCGGATTCGCAGCTTCAG GGCAAAGTGTACACGTCGGCCAGCGAGGTGAAAACCGCATGCGATCCTCGCTACCGGGCAAGCGATGGGCGAGTCCTCGATCCTTGCGGCTTGAACGCTCTCTCGGTGTTCACGGATTCTTTCGAACTTCTGCGGAAAACGGCGGACGGCAAGTTCCAGGTCATTCCGATGgacgagacgcgagacaCAATTTGCTGGCATTTCGACCTCGACTCCAGGTTCAAAAACCCCTCcaaagaggagcgagaaaagcaCGCGTCCTCTGTCGACTTCTGGCTCTTCGAACCTGAAATGCGGAAGGCCCTACACATGGACGTACCCG GAGTGGGTGAAGGCGTGGAAAACAGCCACTTTATTGTGTGGATGAGAGAAGCCGCCTTACCGAATTTCCGGAAAGTCTACGGGAAAGTGGAAGTGACCCCACTGAAGCTACCCATCTACGTGAACATCGCCGGAGATACGTACGATGTCAAGTCCTTCGGCG GGAGAAAGTACGTCGTCATCTCCCAGGCTTCTTGGCTCGGAGGCCGAAATGCGTTTCTAGGGATCTTCTACATCGTCGTTggatctgtctgtctcgccgtcTGCCTGATCCTGTGGTATGCCCAAGTGCAGAACCCGCGGCGTATGGGAGACATTTTGTGGCTGCGAAAAGCTCTTTACGCGGGCAGTTAG